The DNA window GTCGGGATCGCCGTAGGCGTGATCGGCAAGTACCGGCAGGGCGCGGTCACCCCGACGCGCCTCTTCGTCGCGATGGCGGTGCTGGCCGTCGCCGCGTTCTTCCTCATGAGGCGAGGGCGCAGCGCTGGCCCGAGGGGTCAGTTGTAGACGAGCTGAATGAACATCCCGGCGGCGACGCTCGTCAGAAAGAGCAGCGCCTTCGCGCTGTCAATCAGGGCGTGTTCCAGAAAATGGGGCATCGCGGCCGTTTAGAACCCGCTCGGCCGGATGTCAACCCTTCTGCTCGCCCCGAGACATTCGAGGGGCTCGCCCCGAGCCGGTCAGCCGATATTTCATTTGCACCGCGTCTTTTGTGAAACTATATTCCGGGCCTCTGCAAAGGGGGATCGGATGCACAAGGCGGTGCTGCTCAGGCACGGGGAGAGCGTCTGGAACAGGGAGAACCGCTTCACCGGATGGACCGACGTCGACCTCTCGGAAAAGGGGATCGTGGAGGCTCACGAGGGTGCTGCGGAGCTCGCCAAGGGGGGGTACACGTTCGACGTGGCCTTCACCTCGGTGCTCAAGCGCGCGATACGGACGCTGTGGATCGTGCAGGACGACATGGACCTCATGTGGATACCGGTGCACCGCTCCTGGCGCCTCAACGAGCGCCACTACGGCGCGCTGCAGGGGCTCAACAAATCGGAGATGGCCGCGGCCCACGGCGAGGAGCAGGTCAAGATCTGGCGGCGCAGCTACGACATCCCGCCGCCGGCGCTTGTGCCCGACGACGAGCGCTGGCCCGGCCGCGACCCGCGCTACAGTGAGCTCACGAAGGAGGAGCTGCCCGCCACCGAGTGCCTCAAGGACACGGTGGAGCGCTTCCTCCCGTACTGGCACAAGACCATCGCGCCGACCATCAGGGCGGGCAAGAGGGTCATCATCGCGGCCCACGGGAACTCGCTGCGCGCCCTGGTGAAGTATCTCGACGACATCTCCGACCGGGAGATCGTCAGCCTCAACATCCCCACCGGGATGCCGCTGGTCTACGAGCTGGACGACGACCTGAACGCCGTGAACCGCTACTATCTCGGCGACCCCGACAAGGTGCGGGCGGCCATGGAGGCGGTGGCGAGCCAGGGAAAGGCGAAGTGAGGGGAGCGGGCTTCGCAATTCGCCCGGCTGCGTCGCATAAGCGAGCGCCATGATCAAGGCGGAAACAGAACGCAAATACAGGTCCGAATACAGGAAGCTGCTTCTCATCTTCGTGGTCGCGGCCTTCTGCGTTGTCGCCGCCGGCACCGCCTATTATGTCTGGCAGCGCGCCAGGCTGTTCGAGATGGCCTCGGACACCATTGCCGCAGTGGCCGAGCTCAAGATCGGTCAGATCAACAGGTGGCGCGAGGGGCGGCTGCGCGACGCGAGGGTGCTCGGCCGGGACCCCTTCGTTGCCGAGGCGCTGGGAAAGATCCTGTCCGGCACCGATGCGAAAAGCGCGCGCGCACGCTTTGAAGGCTGGCTCACCGAAATCTGCAAGGGAACCGAGTACAGGGAGGGATACCTGCTCGACTCGGGCGGCCGCATCCTGGCGTCATCTTCCGGCGCGATACGGTCCATCGGCGATGACGCG is part of the Pseudomonadota bacterium genome and encodes:
- the gpmA gene encoding 2,3-diphosphoglycerate-dependent phosphoglycerate mutase is translated as MHKAVLLRHGESVWNRENRFTGWTDVDLSEKGIVEAHEGAAELAKGGYTFDVAFTSVLKRAIRTLWIVQDDMDLMWIPVHRSWRLNERHYGALQGLNKSEMAAAHGEEQVKIWRRSYDIPPPALVPDDERWPGRDPRYSELTKEELPATECLKDTVERFLPYWHKTIAPTIRAGKRVIIAAHGNSLRALVKYLDDISDREIVSLNIPTGMPLVYELDDDLNAVNRYYLGDPDKVRAAMEAVASQGKAK